Proteins encoded by one window of Halomonas chromatireducens:
- a CDS encoding SLC13 family permease, with amino-acid sequence MPAAAAKPIPTPRHWISLVAVVGVTLFLLGMPAAPVMVRAGAVIGLCIGLWATGWLPQWLTALIFFTLCTLAGVAPAETVFAGFGSAATWLVFAGLIIGAAIQYTGLGATLAQGVGPWLEGSYRRALIGVILLGLAMAFFMPSGMGRILLMVPILTTLADHLGYGQGERARTGLILGGIMGTFLPTYAILPANVPNNVLMGAAEAVLGTPPTYSDYLLLHFPVLGLLKTLLLIGVMLWLFPGQAPAPAREQMPSLSLATPERWLAALLSVAVLLWMTDAWHGISPAWIGMGVALVCLFPGSRLMAEKPLQSISFDSFIYVAGIVSLGALAYQSGLGTLVAGELLSVLPLRDASDAAAFGMLSALAMLLGTLVTLPGIPAILTPMAPGLAEMTGWSPEAVYMTQVVGFSTVLLPYQAPPLIVGILAARISLRETARLCLVTALLSVVLLWPLDYLWWQWLGWL; translated from the coding sequence ATGCCTGCCGCAGCCGCCAAGCCGATACCCACACCTCGCCACTGGATATCGCTTGTGGCCGTGGTGGGCGTCACGCTTTTCCTGCTGGGGATGCCCGCTGCACCGGTCATGGTTCGGGCGGGAGCGGTCATCGGGCTCTGCATCGGACTCTGGGCCACCGGCTGGCTGCCGCAGTGGCTGACGGCGCTGATATTCTTCACGCTCTGCACCCTGGCCGGGGTGGCACCGGCGGAGACGGTTTTCGCTGGCTTCGGCTCGGCGGCAACCTGGCTGGTCTTCGCCGGCCTTATCATCGGCGCAGCGATCCAGTACACCGGGCTTGGCGCCACGCTGGCCCAAGGCGTTGGCCCCTGGCTGGAGGGCTCCTATCGCCGGGCTCTGATCGGCGTGATCCTGCTGGGCCTGGCCATGGCCTTCTTCATGCCCTCGGGCATGGGCCGGATTCTGCTGATGGTCCCCATCCTGACCACCCTGGCCGATCACCTGGGCTATGGCCAGGGGGAGCGGGCCCGGACCGGGCTGATCCTCGGCGGCATCATGGGCACGTTCCTGCCCACCTACGCCATCCTCCCCGCCAACGTACCCAACAACGTCCTGATGGGGGCGGCGGAGGCGGTGCTGGGCACGCCACCCACCTACAGCGACTACCTGCTGCTGCACTTCCCGGTGCTGGGCCTGCTCAAGACACTGCTGCTGATCGGGGTCATGCTGTGGCTCTTCCCGGGCCAGGCACCTGCGCCGGCCCGTGAGCAGATGCCTTCGCTTTCGCTCGCCACACCCGAGCGCTGGCTGGCTGCCCTGCTGTCCGTGGCAGTACTGCTATGGATGACCGATGCCTGGCACGGGATCTCGCCCGCCTGGATCGGCATGGGCGTGGCCCTGGTCTGCCTCTTTCCCGGCAGCCGCCTGATGGCCGAGAAGCCACTTCAGTCGATCAGCTTCGACTCCTTCATCTATGTCGCCGGTATTGTCAGTCTCGGCGCCCTGGCCTACCAAAGCGGGCTGGGCACCCTGGTGGCCGGCGAGCTGCTATCGGTGCTTCCCCTGCGCGACGCCAGCGATGCAGCAGCCTTTGGCATGCTTTCGGCGCTCGCCATGCTACTGGGCACCCTGGTCACACTGCCAGGCATTCCCGCCATCCTCACCCCCATGGCACCAGGTCTCGCCGAGATGACTGGCTGGTCGCCAGAGGCGGTTTACATGACCCAGGTAGTGGGATTCTCCACCGTGCTGCTTCCCTATCAGGCGCCACCGTTGATCGTCGGTATCCTGGCAGCACGCATCTCGCTACGGGAAACTGCCCGACTCTGCCTGGTCACGGCCCTTCTCAGCGTAGTGCTGCTGTGGCCACTGGACTACCTCTGGTGGCAGTGGCTGGGTTGGCTGTAG
- a CDS encoding HAD family hydrolase — translation MTSPLCLLFDCDGTLVDSEPLLAAEMAVSLTRLGLPFQASDYIGEFRGSRFRNIVTVLESRYGSVDPLHLAETESEMRSNLNRRLETELVAIAGATEALMALADFPSGVVSNGPENKIQTSLKAIGLANHFGNNLFSGYTANCWKPDPQLYLHAANRMGFQAEDCVAIDDAMVGVKAALDAGMTVIHLNRFPDVEETPEGAIMISSMYQLPTVIGHLLHHRAMDYRMAAYSR, via the coding sequence ATGACAAGTCCCCTCTGCCTGCTGTTCGATTGTGATGGAACCCTGGTGGACAGCGAGCCTCTGCTGGCTGCCGAGATGGCCGTCAGCCTGACGCGACTGGGCTTGCCATTTCAGGCCAGTGACTACATCGGCGAATTCCGCGGTAGCCGCTTTCGCAATATCGTGACGGTACTGGAAAGTCGCTACGGCAGCGTGGACCCGCTTCATCTGGCCGAAACCGAGAGCGAAATGCGCAGCAATCTCAACCGCCGTCTCGAAACCGAGCTGGTGGCGATCGCGGGCGCGACCGAGGCCTTGATGGCACTGGCCGACTTCCCCAGTGGCGTGGTGTCCAACGGGCCCGAGAACAAGATTCAAACCTCCCTCAAGGCCATCGGCCTGGCCAATCACTTCGGCAATAACCTCTTCAGCGGCTATACCGCCAACTGCTGGAAACCCGACCCCCAGCTCTACCTCCACGCGGCCAATCGGATGGGGTTCCAAGCCGAGGATTGCGTCGCCATCGACGACGCCATGGTCGGGGTCAAGGCCGCCCTGGACGCGGGGATGACAGTGATCCATCTCAACCGCTTCCCCGATGTGGAAGAAACCCCTGAAGGGGCCATCATGATCAGCAGCATGTATCAGTTGCCAACCGTGATCGGTCATCTCCTGCATCATCGCGCCATGGACTACCGTATGGCCGCCTATAGCCGCTGA
- a CDS encoding translation initiation factor Sui1: protein MASLRDQLHGLVYSTEHGDICPECRQPQADCCCAEVAEQSRIAALDGVVRIRRETSGRKGKGVTTVSGIPLPDAELKALAKRLKKRCGTGGAVKDGIIEIQGDHREVLKAELERSGYSVKLAGG, encoded by the coding sequence ATGGCCTCTCTGCGGGACCAGTTGCATGGCCTTGTCTATTCCACCGAGCACGGCGATATCTGCCCGGAGTGCCGCCAGCCGCAGGCCGACTGCTGCTGCGCCGAAGTCGCCGAGCAGAGCCGCATCGCGGCACTTGATGGCGTCGTGCGCATTCGCCGGGAAACAAGCGGACGCAAGGGCAAGGGCGTGACCACGGTTTCCGGCATCCCTCTGCCCGATGCCGAACTGAAGGCCCTGGCCAAGCGTCTCAAGAAGCGCTGTGGAACCGGTGGCGCCGTCAAGGATGGCATCATCGAGATCCAGGGCGATCATCGCGAGGTACTCAAGGCCGAGCTGGAGCGTAGCGGCTATTCCGTGAAGCTGGCCGGTGGCTGA